The Coffea eugenioides isolate CCC68of chromosome 8, Ceug_1.0, whole genome shotgun sequence genome has a segment encoding these proteins:
- the LOC113780567 gene encoding uncharacterized protein LOC113780567: MPRSSRIGELQYDPEIEKTERILKKKTKQQVRSSNLVEPSSEFEEEIETMVDERTLRELATPDLNQQLLCITYPVLEVPFELKSGLIHLLPSFRGLAGKDPHKHLKEFHVACSTMKPQGVTEEQIKLRAFPFSLADKAKDWLYYLPSGSITTWTDMKQQFLEKFFPASRAASIRKDICGIRQFNGETLHEYWERFKQLYARCPHYQIPDQLLIQHFYEGLSATNRKIIDAAIRGALVNKTPTEARRIISNMAANGQQFGQRQDYASRKVSEVSISSIEQRLDSLTSLVEKLVVGQVQQAKTCGICYASSHQTDMCPTLQDDPNEYVNAVGGFPGLPQRRYDPYSNTYDLWWKDHPNFSYALRPRGFHQQQY, translated from the coding sequence atgcctcgATCTTCTCGTATAGGTGAGTTGCAATACGATCCTGAGATTGAGAAGACAGAACGTATactgaaaaagaaaactaaacaacAAGTAAGGTCATCTAACTTGGTTGAACCTTCTAGTGAATTTGAAGAGGAGATTGAAACCATGGTGGACGAGAGAACCTTGAGAGAGCTAGCTACACCAGATTTAAATCAGCAACTTCTTTGCATAACATATCCTGTTTTAGAAGTACCATTCGAATTGAAATCTGGATTAATTCACTTACTTCCTTCTTTTCGTGGACTTGCAGGTAAAGATCCTCACAAACACCTCAAGGAATTTCATGTGGCATGCTCAACCATGAAGCCCCAAGGAGTCACAGAGGAGCAAATAAAATTAAGAGCATTTCCATTTTCTTTAGCCGACAAAGCTAAGGATTGGCTCTATTATTTGCCCTCTGGATCAATTACCACGTGGACTGATATGAAGCAGCaatttcttgagaaattttttcCTGCTTCCCGAGCTGCAAGCATTAGGAAAGATATCTGTGGGATTAGACAATTTAATGGAGAGACATTGCACGAGTATTGGGAAAGGTTCAAACAGTTATATGCAAGATGTCCTCACTATCAAATCCCTGATCAACTTCTCATTCAACATTTTTACGAGGGATTATCAGCAACAAACAGGAAAATCATTGATGCAGCCATTCGAGGAGCATTGGTAAATAAAACGCCAACAGAAGCGAGaaggataatttcaaatatGGCAGCCAATGGTCAACAATTTGGTCAGCGACAGGATTATGCTTCTAGAAAAGTCAGTGAGGTGAGTATTTCCTCTATTGAACAGCGATTAGATTCTCTAACCTCTTTAGTGGAAAAGTTAGTTGTAGGACAGGTTCAGCAAGCCAAAACATGTGGAATTTGCTATGCTTCTAGCCATCAGACTGATATGTGTCCCACACTACAAGATGATCCAAATGAATATGTGAATGCAGTTGGCGGATTTCCTGGCCTACCTCAAAGGCGCTATGATCCTTATTCAAACACCTACGATCTATGGTGGAAGGATCACCCAAATTTCAGTTATGCCCTAAGGCCACGGGGATTTCACCAACAACAATATTAG